Within the Apus apus isolate bApuApu2 chromosome 8, bApuApu2.pri.cur, whole genome shotgun sequence genome, the region GGCCTGAAGTACTGTTTGCCCTGTGCTGTTCCATTTTCAAACAGGTTCATGGAAGTGATTATTTTGGGACAAGCAGGTAGCAGAGACAGAACTGAAATGCAGGATGGCAATGATCTCTGCTAGCATTTCTGTCAGTCTCTTAGATATGCAGTCCATCCTGATGAGTGCTGCTGAGATGAAAAGTATTTGGAGCAGCTTTTTCATCCGTGTTGTGGTCTAAAGGCCTGAGTCATTGGCTCTGCTGAGGCAGTGTGAGGGTTTGGAAAGAATGCTGTCCagatttgttgtgtttttcaggTGAAATTCAACCCCTCCTCACACCCTGCATCCCTTGCACTCCTGCACAGCTTTTGCTCTGCTACAATGAgtgtggttggtttttggtgTCAGTGAAATATTCGATTTTACAtaaaaagctggggagggactttggacaagagcttgtagtgagacaacaagggggaatggatgaaaactggcagaggggagattgaggttggacatgaggaggaaattctggagtgtgagggtggtgagagcctggcccaggttgtccagggaagctgtggctgccccatccctggcagtgttgaagggcaggttggatggggcttggagcagcctgggctggtgggaggtgtccctgcccatgcagggggtggatctggatgatcttgaaggtcccttccagccttcatCATTCGATGAttctgtaaaatgtaaaaaatattgatccctacttgtttttttcaaggttaTGCTGTGGAACCTGCAGAAGGCTCGCCCCTTGTGGACCACAAACCTGCAGGAGTGTGGAAGTAAGGAGGACAGCCCCCAGCCAGCTGGGCAGTTCTTCAACCCACCTCTTGCACATTCCTTGTCTGTCGCATCGTGCGGCAACATCTTTGCCTGTGGAGCTCAAGATGGTAAAGTCAGAATATTCAGAGTCACTGGTGTCAAGTTTGAACAGGAGCTGGAGTTTCAAGGGCACAGTTTGGGAGTTTCGCAGGTTCTGTTCATGCCTGAGGGGTACTGCTTGTTGACTGGAGGAAATGATGGGAAAATCTTGCTCTGGGATGTCAGCAGTGATgttgggaagcagcagaaaagtCCAGCAAAaactctgcagagaaggaaggcCCAAGCACCTGCTTCCACCAGGAAAGGTGGGAAGCTCAACCAAGTGGCTTCCAATGAACATGCTGGAGTCTTACCAAAGCTGACCATTGAGCATGGAGAGAAGGTGAACTGGATCTCCTGCCTGGAGATCAAAGGCTCCAAAAGAGTCTTAGTTGCTGATCAGAGTAGTTCTGTGTCTGTGTACCCACTGCCAGAACTTTAGACACTGAGATGTTGAAAGAAATGGGTGGGGGTAAAACCACTTCTCAGAGTGCTTGAAAGGAGTCCAGTTCCATCCTGAGAGTGAGCTGAGCAGGGAAACCTGCTGTGTCCTCTGAAGGGGAAGAGATTTGCTGTGGACTCTGGCAAGTCCTCACGAAGTGG harbors:
- the WDR53 gene encoding WD repeat-containing protein 53 isoform X1, which produces MAVKWTGGHSSSILCLSTNTEGLVASGAERGELTLWHGGGGGTPAGQLQLPKEDDVTSLVFSPRCPTRLYTSHGEAISLLDVRSLKEPLERFQVNQEEINCLSVNETDQFLAAADDSGVIKVIDLDNKKVTRSLRHSNICSSVGFRPQRPQSLVSCGLDMQVMLWNLQKARPLWTTNLQECGSKEDSPQPAGQFFNPPLAHSLSVASCGNIFACGAQDGKVRIFRVTGVKFEQELEFQGHSLGVSQVLFMPEGYCLLTGGNDGKILLWDVSSDVGKQQKSPAKTLQRRKAQAPASTRKGGKLNQVASNEHAGVLPKLTIEHGEKVNWISCLEIKGSKRVLVADQSSSVSVYPLPEL
- the WDR53 gene encoding WD repeat-containing protein 53 isoform X2, giving the protein MAVKWTGGHSSSILCLSTNTEGLVASGAERGELTLWHGGGGGTPAGQLQLPKEDDVTSLVFSPRCPTRLYTSHGEAISLLDVRSLKEPLERFQVMLWNLQKARPLWTTNLQECGSKEDSPQPAGQFFNPPLAHSLSVASCGNIFACGAQDGKVRIFRVTGVKFEQELEFQGHSLGVSQVLFMPEGYCLLTGGNDGKILLWDVSSDVGKQQKSPAKTLQRRKAQAPASTRKGGKLNQVASNEHAGVLPKLTIEHGEKVNWISCLEIKGSKRVLVADQSSSVSVYPLPEL